The following coding sequences lie in one Candidatus Methylarchaceae archaeon HK02M2 genomic window:
- a CDS encoding TIGR00296 family protein — protein sequence MIINNDEGKLLVKIARDAIETYIKEGRKIAPPKDLPEKLYNKSGVFVTINICKDGNELRGCIGHPYPDVALIEAIIDSGIAAAVSDPRFDPMIVDELDEVIIEVSVLTTPELIVVKTPREYPSKVQLGEDGLIVKWAWGSGLLLPQVPVEYNWSVEEFLSHTCMKAGATPDTWLSPNTKIYKFQAIIFGELLPRGLVVRKKA from the coding sequence TTGATTATCAATAATGATGAAGGAAAGCTCCTAGTAAAGATTGCAAGAGATGCCATAGAGACTTACATTAAAGAGGGTAGAAAGATTGCACCTCCTAAAGATTTACCAGAAAAATTATATAATAAGTCTGGAGTGTTCGTTACAATCAATATATGCAAAGATGGTAACGAGCTTAGAGGATGTATCGGTCACCCATATCCAGACGTTGCTTTAATCGAAGCTATCATCGACTCAGGAATAGCAGCAGCGGTCAGTGATCCTAGGTTTGATCCTATGATAGTAGATGAGCTAGACGAAGTTATTATCGAGGTTAGCGTTCTAACCACTCCAGAACTCATAGTCGTGAAAACTCCAAGAGAGTATCCATCAAAAGTTCAATTAGGAGAAGATGGGTTAATTGTCAAATGGGCATGGGGTAGCGGTTTGCTTCTACCTCAAGTTCCAGTAGAATATAATTGGAGCGTTGAGGAATTTCTATCTCACACATGTATGAAGGCTGGGGCCACTCCTGATACTTGGCTTTCACCTAATACTAAAATCTATAAATTCCAAGCGATCATATTTGGGGAGTTATTGCCAAGAGGTTTAGTAGTAAGGAAAAAGGCGTAA